The proteins below are encoded in one region of Oreochromis niloticus isolate F11D_XX linkage group LG6, O_niloticus_UMD_NMBU, whole genome shotgun sequence:
- the LOC100690146 gene encoding uncharacterized protein LOC100690146: MLVPELLLETLQDLTNDDYKTFKWYLTMKIVDSCKPIPRCKLEGQDRMDTVSCMIDSYGEAIAVKVSVAILRKMNVNNIADDLQGKFEAAEGRTPGSSGSSTLNPTAGATMSAQQGGMVIAPTFTGSSTGPVNITIHQK, encoded by the exons ATGCTGGTCCCAGAGCTGCTCTTAGAAACACTGCAAGACCTGACTAATGATGACTATAAAACATTTAAGTGGTACCTCACCATGAAGATCGTGGACAGCTGCAAACCAATTCCCAGGTGCAAACTCGAGGGCCAAGACCGTATGGACACTGTGAGTTGTATGATAGACAGCTACGGCGAAGCGATAGCTGTGAAAGTCTCTGTTGCGATCCTGAGGAAAATGAATGTCAACAACATCGCAGACGACTTACAGGGCAAGTTTGAAG CCGCAGAGGGCAGAACACCTGGATCCTCTGGATCCTCTACTTTAAATCCTACCGCTGGAGCCACGATGTCGGCTCAGCAGGGAGGAATGGTTATCGCCCCCACGTTCACCGGTAGCAGCACCGGACCTGTGAATATAACCATCCACCAAAAATAA